The Periophthalmus magnuspinnatus isolate fPerMag1 chromosome 19, fPerMag1.2.pri, whole genome shotgun sequence region TATTGTTCGAGCTGTGACCATGTTGTCTATTTTCTTACTAAGCCGCACAGACAATGTAAAACACACGTATTACATggaaaatatatcaaaaatggTCACCTTCTACGCCAACCACATGTTCCGAAGTTGTTATTAATCCTATGTTACAGCGTTCTTGTTTTTGTCCACCGCTTCCTTGTAGTTCCGCGTTGCGTTTGAGTGGCACATTGCAAAGACCAATGAGAGGAAGAGGCGTCTCAGTGACTGACCAATAGGAGCGGCTATCTCTAGGGGGGGCGGGACTTTATGCATAACACTGggctattgtgtttttttagataGTCCATGTAGTTTCCATTGAATTCgttttgggaaaaaataataatggattaGTTTATATAGTatcactttttttgtttattaaatacCCTTTAGTTAACTACATTGTTGCGCTTATTATCACTGTAattgaaacaaaaactcaactcgaacaacaacaaaatatcgaCTCCAAACTGTGGACATTCAGATACAGTCTCACAGAATCTCACAGACCGATTAGAGTCCACAGTGTAGCAGTGGCGCAACATCGGTCCTAACCCACCAATCAGGGACACCAACAAAACGCACTAACCAATCAAAAGTGACTAAACAATTCCTAGCAGCTCTGTGGGATTTTGGACACGTTAACAAAAATTGTGGGTGTGCGGGGTCCCATTTCAACAGATCTCAATTTATTTgggtttttatctttttatacaAAGCCTTTTTTGTTGTAGAAATATGGCTGCAGCTGGTGCCCAAGGGCTGCCTACGTGGGAGAGAAAAGCACGTATAATACTTTGCGTTTTAGGGTTCGTTTTGTCCATCTATGCTCTCCACGTCGAGCTGTCTCGGGAGAGTAATCCAGACTATAGAGCAATGTGTGATTTAGGGCAGTACGTGAGCTGCTCCAAAGTTTTTACTTCCAGGTAAGTCAAATAttgatgaaaaataaaagatatattattttatttcttgttttaggCTATTCATTATGCAGTTGATTcgcacaaaaacatacacacagtgcagcataaaacatttaaagtaaTTAATCTAACGTAGAATTTATGTAACCTTTTCAAACATTCTAATGCATATCTCTTCTATTTTCAGATGGGGACGTGGATTTGGATTGGTCCAGATCTTTGTAGGCCAAGAAAGCCCTCTGAACCAGCCTAACAGTGTGCTTGGCATCGTATTCTACACTTTACAGCTGGGACTCGGTTAGTCTTTCATTCTGCAAATTACATTTTAGTGGTAGAAGCAAAAACTGATTTCAAGCACCATACAAAGTGTTGTGACATAtccatacattttgttattgtttgtgtgtgtgtgtgtgtgtgtgtgtgtatatgtgtgtatatgtgtgtatatatatatatatatatatatatatatatatatatatatatatatatatatatatatatatatatatatatatatatataaaataattttttttttttttttatagtttttcttttttttcaggtttGTCTTTTTCTCAGAGAGCTGCAGTCTTCTTGGTCTTGGCCTCTTGGGTGTCTGTGGCCGGATCCCTCTATTTAGCATCTATTCTAGTTTTTGTTCTGGGGGATTTCTGCATGGTTTGTGTGTCAACTTATGCTATAAACTTTGCATTGCTCTTCACTAACTTAAAGAGAAGGAGAGCATTGAATGAAATGAAGGAGAAGGCTGAATAAAGCATATGACCTTTACAATGTCACCATATTCATGTTATTTTTACAGACAATTACTGAAATTGGGACCCTAAGTCTCTACTAAAATGTCACAATgtctgtgttattattgtgaGAATTATTGTGAGAATACAGCAGTCAGTTTGTCACAAATATTAGAAACAATGCTAAAAAGTTAAAGCAACACCACATAACTTTCCGAAGATGGCACATCAGCTAcacaattccatggaaatagaaagttaaagccatagttcggaacattctccatcgAAATGGATACATTATATGTATTGctttagagacaagcaggtttttattataatttgctaTAAAGGTTCCGGCTGGAGCTATTAAATAACCCTTTCAAATAGATTACCACttcacaaaatcaaactttgagTTGAGTTATACCAGAAGATGGCGCCAAGCACAAGTGTTATTTTATGATCAGCCTCACTGACGCCCTCTTTAACCTGAGTGATTAATTCAACGGTTTACATATAAAACTTATCAAAATGAGGCACTTTGATACGACGGAGTATAAaggtcacttaaataaataaaaaaaataaagtcgtagcatttcgacattaaagtcgtaattttacgagaataaagtcgtaatattacgagggaaaaaaagtcgtaatattacgagaatataggctgctgtgtgtgaatgagtgaccagtgcgttatgaagaatttggagcattttgttaagatatagcaatttcttccaaatctgtctaGTTCCttcgactaaacaaactcaaatgcttgcagtgtcccttcaaagtacttatactgatgatagtgtggtgatggcgggctaaaagacacagtatttcatcgtgcataatccccagttgaaagtttgtctgaacaaaatgctccaaattctccataacacacaacgcactggtcactcattcacgcacagcagcctattctaaaaaaaaatatatatatatatatattctcgtaatattacgacttttttctcgtagcgcccgcttatttatttatttttatttaagtgacccttatactctgtCGTGTTTTGATGCTTGAAATGAAACAATAGAAAACTGAAAACTGTAGTAACCAATTTGGGCTGTATTCATTTGTGCATTGTAGTGTATGGATGATTAttgcatttataaaaaaaaaataaaaatctcaagATAGTTTAATTGTAACTGTaattagggttagtgttagatAATATAACTTTATCGACCAGGTTCCTGCACATGGTTCAGGTCAGTATGCGGGACAACGTGCTTGCACGACTATGGAGTTGCGCGATTTACTGTAGTTCTATCATCTCATTGGACTAAAACACAGGGAAATGCTGGCTATTCTTGAAGAAGATGGCTATAATATGAGCTTGTCAACTCTGCAAAGACGCCTTGGGGTGCGCTCACACTAGCCCAATCGAACCGTGTCCAGGCACGGCACGTTTCAGACTTTGGCTcggttggaggaggtgggtcAAAGCACGCACAGTTGTTCAGTGTACGCACATGCATGACTTTATTGTACAAGCCATGTAAAATGTGCTGATGTTACTCATAAGTGGAAAACTCAGAATAAATTCCGCTCCAATACACAGGCTTCTGAGCTTGCCTTGAATAAAGACAGAATAGTCTTTGGCAGCGTCTCCGCTCCACTCTAATGCCACCATTTAATGTaaaagtttaacattttaatggGCGCATATTTATTTCACATCCAATGTACTGAATAGGGACAAGTCACTGTAGGTCTAAGTGCACAATCTGTATAACCTGTGGCTATGAGCGGGGAAAGGGCCAAGCGCTTAGAATGTTGCTTATGTTTGATGACAGGATAGGCTACATCaagggtgctcagactttttcagtatgtgagctacttttaaaatgatcgtgtctgaaagatctaccacctatttatttgtaaatgtattatgaattcttacatgtacagtgcattttgatgtaccttgcacaacgtcatgagataatgacttgcactgaatagaatcagtgagggatgcatagttcgggcagtagcttctgacaggacagccaggagtaaaattgcatttttcgtttgaaagcgagaacagagctaatcattgattgcggttttgtctttttttatagccataaaaatcacgttaaacgaagtatcagaatttactgcattttttcacacaactacttctattttacacatccatccgtatttgttcttttacgcatcgaataaatgagtgtgaAAATCCCcacagccccgcgctctcattcgtcgccttcgagggacaacagaggcagattactgtaatgatggtaaaatatttagatagcctcatgtctccgctttgagacgccgtttgaatttacatgagagcacgactgggcgcggagttacgctgctggaaagtccgcaacccgctctatcggcgacgataggatccaacgctatagggttaaactaactcgtgcttgtttatgcgtgtgcagcgcccatgggccgtgtcccaattcgccaaactggccttagaatcaccattggaagtgtgcatcgaagggcagttacgtaatttccggcacgtcaagggctgtcccatttcaatgcacccacTGAATGTGCctgacaaacctgcccttccctttccaccgtttccatggagatcggacgtaaccgaagcgtgcatccgtgcaaaCTTCacgagtccgctgcgcaatatatgttcaaatgttcgtactggtttacctcatctacaacagtgtgacatgaaactgttaaatctgaataaagatctgtacagtgtgtttgatggtTAAAAAGagggggagttacatggaataaaggaatgtgcagttattgctagacaataagaagacattattatcatgagtaattattattgcaataagaataatgtaagaatgttcgtttctattgtaagcgtcaaagaccaagagactgaaacataaaatcagaagagtttaatgagtttgacacaggtaatgtgaacaatgaagcaacggactctgaggaaaggacagaagagagtcctgagacgtgccattccataggtctgcacccctcgtgggcacgtgtcatttaccttagtgttagtaagTCAAGATagtagtttgatgtagcgctgcactgctagaaaatacttcacaataataatatgaaaagaactagcacagcatagaagggaaacagcgccctctactgttactaaagtggtgtagccactggccaaaataccgaatgttaaactgcaatatcccattatatgtacaactaatttgtgttctctggtttatagactatgaatgtaaaaattattttgttacctctgtctctgttattacgttttcacaaggtatattttgttaaagttatgaagtagctacaaatgagaaaaaaatcaccttgaaacttatatttgcctattgatattcaatctaaacaaaaagaaacagctgtgacgacgacatcttgacttttcttctattaaataataaataactaaaaataacgtacgtaatgtacgtaatgtacgtatcgtacgttcaaagacagcggtggaagtgcggtccgtggtgtacgcctgtcccacttcaacaagatggaggctacactgaggagggcagattcttgtccggaaccttcaaactacactttgaagagtacttcgaagggtcccttcaaaaggtgcatttggcaaattgagacacggccatgatgtgacctagggtcaggtgtaatctgactggttgtcctgtatattagtcatgtgactggatggatgacgggacgtgatctacacaaaatgccttcgcgatcgacaggtagatcgcgatcgacgtaatgaacacccctgggCTACATTATACCCCTACTCCTCTGACTTGTAAGCATAGGCCTGTTGTAATAAGCTCCGGGCCTTAACTTACCTTAGATTCTGGGTTGTTGGGCATGTCTGTGTGCACCTTACCCAATGTTTGGTGGTGCGATTATAACATATGAAGCTGAAAGTACATCTATTTTGATACAGCATTTTTGCATTTGGCACAGTTGGAGTACTTCTGTGTAGCTAGACACTCCAGTCACTCCAAGATGTACTATAATTCTTCTTTATATTTTGGGGTTCAAGGGAAAAGCTTGTCCCcctaattcaaagtgctttacagaataagaaatcacacaaattaaaacCTAAAtactcatcataaaattaacattaaaacagaagagtgcagaatacctttcagtcatatgctcAGCTAAGTAGAACAgttctgagcctggatttaaacattgtcaaagtaaaggcctgtctcacatcttcaggaagactgttccaggttttagctgcataaaactgaaatgctgattccccatgtttagtcctgacactgggcaccagtaggaggccggtccctgaagtcctcagagtgtgagatggttcatatggcactaacatggcgagatgtactttggacctaggccatgaggagacttgtacacaagcagagctgctttaaagtctgtctGAGCAACAGGAAGCcagagcagagacctgagcacaggacttatgtgctcatacttcctggttctagtcaggacctgagcagcagcgttctgaatGTCAAGattgctcttctttaggagaagCTTgataactgctgttgtcaaagttcttgggaatgttccaggtagaagtgacatgttaactacgcaagcgagtggtgacagcaaactgttgagcccAGACTTTagaaaatttagtgggtaacacatcgaggcagcatgtagatgaactcagactggtgacaatctcttggacagttttgtcaattacaggtgcaaagtgagtcagctttaagtgtctaggtgggtgctgggttgttatttgcgtcgtGGAAttagcatttttaatgccctgaacattgtcattaaagaacactgcaaactcattgcacttagatgtggaaatttgttttaatggcagtggagctggagggtttgttaatctgtttatggttgcaaacaggacacaaaagttgttactacaacttccaataatgtcagaaaaatacctctttCTTGTTTTACATAAAGTGTCTCCggaaaatcatcaataaaactcagacagtgctgaggaggtttgtatatgagtaagtagagtatggagggtgaTTGTTTAAGCTCAATTTTtataaaggaaacatactcaagAGATGAAAACACCTGAAATGACAACCCGTGattaactaaattatctctaaaaatgcACATACACCCAAGTGAACCATGCCAACAGAAATTAGGCTTAAGCCATTATGTCTCTGGGTCTCATTTAATTTTTTAGTcactcatttctctctgtgtctaacTTTGTGTGTTTGAGATACTAGTTTAGATGTGTTTCCGTGTCTCTTGTTTTGTCACTTGGTTCTTTTTCTAATGTTGTTTGGTCTttcactatggcaactgtcctggGCGTGACCATCCATGGAAGCTCCAATGGCACCATGTCTGTGTCTGACAGACAGATTGACTGCTTCTCGGGCTTCGCCACTCTCCTGATACAGTTAGTCTCCTCGTATTGCAATCATTCTCACTTCCATCCCGCATGAAACCCACAACAACAAGCTCCTTTAGCATTACGTGCGAGCTAGGTAGCTTCTGTTTAACTGTTCACAAACAATCTGTAAATGCAGTCATTCACAGGCGCAGTTGTCGGCTTCAGCTTGTAAGCTGGGTAAGTTCTCATAAACTTATTACAAGCTAATAACGATTGTTAGGACAGTGACTGCGTCATGGTAAGCTGCCCTTTTTCTGTTATTTGTACTTAGCTTctatagttaaaataaataagttaaccAGTGTTTTATTTGGGCTGTCGCATTATGTCTGGTCTTACCAGAGCAGTTAACATTATTTTGTTGACTGGTTCAGCGGCAGTGTGTGGTTCTGCTAACATGTCACGGCGAGCAGAATCCTCCTAAACCCCAAGCTTTGGTTCTCATGGTCATGCTGTGAATAGACTAGCAGTGCATTCACTCTGGTCATTCTCTCTGTCTCAGGCATTATGTTGGCTCCCACCCCCACCAGAGGGTCGGCTCTGAGGTCCAAGGAGGCTCTGTCCCGCCTTTGCCTCACATCATGCGGGGCCGCCATATTGGGCAAGGACCCTCACCAAATAGACCTGAAAAAGGTCTATCGGTCTGACCGATACGCAGAAGGCAGAGGTTATGGACACAGTCTATGACCCCACCAAAGGCCTGTTTGGGCCAGCTGTGGAAAAGATGAAGGAGACTAGCACAAACTAACAAGAGGGTAAAGCCTTTACCTTATGTCTGCCTCGCACTCAGCCTTCTCGTCCAGTACAAGCCCCAATCAGTGCACTAGAACCTTGGGCTATGTTTCTTGCCTTGAAACACTTCCTACATTTTCTCTAGGGTCCACACGTATTGATAAAAACAGACAATGTGACCATGATTGCATACATCAGTCACCCGGGGGCACCAGTTCATTGCAGCTACATAAATTGGCGGAGATAAAAATTATGTGGAGCAGCACCAGGCTTGTGTCTCTCCAAGCGAAGCATCATCCAGATGTCCTCAATAGAGGAGTTGACTTGTTGTCGTGAGGGAACTCCTGTATGGGCAGTTGGTTTTCCACCCGCAGGTGGTGGAGCAGCTATGGGAGAGATACGGTCAAATTGTTGTAGATTTCTTCGCCTTGCAGCAAAATGCAAAGTGAGTGCTGCGAGGCAAAGTGTTCTTCTCCTAGCAAGGTGGCTGCCCTATGATGGTTGTCCAAACTTTAGATGGAATGCAGCTTTGCTGGGGAGAACTTTGGCCTCTCTCAGCGAAGAGACATCTCTTGTCTCAGGTGGGCAGGAAAAGTTACGTCCACACCCGGACCGCCTGGCACTCTAGGCCTGGCCCATGAGAGGTGGAATTTGAACATTActgaccaatgttccctctaattttctgagtctgagcaaacacacaaactccctgagcggtcccatggaccccTGTGAgtgacatcagacgtgtgcactgtggtcatgctgcatcgcatccatccaagttaaatggtttattaaaagaatcaaattatcgcatttacatttctgttataagacttttaagtaagtgctttagccacttatacaatgaaaattacaaaaatcttgctcatgacctgtgtagtatgttaatgctattggaagtataaatatttaattttaactatggcaaaacatgagcttccaaccaaaccaagacaactgtaaactccaatgttgaaaacacacttaacatttttattataaatcaaatcaaatcaaatcaaactttatttatagagcacttttcatacaaaaaagtaacacaaagtgctttacaaagcattaaaatcagtcccacccaccaaacccacccaaccacccgaCAGCCAagcaacccaaccccaacacatcaataaacataaccaaacaacccttccccaccccaacgcacactcccaccccaacgcacactcccaccccccaccccaacacatgttaaaataccttggtttcatttaaaatatgtttaatgcaataggctggataaagctctgacttgtattatgagtataagccattgtgtgaagttTTTGCtatgcactgagtgagattgtcctactgtgtctgggagacagtctggtaactctttttcaataTAAGACACAaccatttgatttttacaactcacaaactagtgacagtcaatgaccaatacacactgagaggaatctgtatctgcacacccagctgctctattactgtacatttacatatcatatcaaaacagaatatataatgtgtatttgtatataaaatatattcaaaacaagtggtatgggtcaaaataaatatatatttataaaccaCTCACTGGGTTGTAAATATCTATACATTATATTAAGCTGTTGGTTCTTCTGGTGCACCATCAAGAGCCTCTTCCTGTCCTTGGGCCTCATCAGTAATCATCTGTTGGTATTTACTCTTGAAAAATCCAGCCTGTAGAATACATACAGACACAGTGTTGGCCTgtgtaattttattattttcgtAATGGCTCCACAGCATGGTTTACCTTGTATAAGCCGGCAGtcagtaacagcagcagtgcCAGTGCTCCCAGAGATCCTCCAATGATTTCTTTAGTGAAGTCTACCTCAGTATACACTTCTACTTCTGCTTCAATCTGTGGAGACATACTTAGTACACATGAAAAGaatttatattaaataaaattaaaagaaattACTTTTCCTTCAAAAATATTAGCCGATAAATTCTATGTGCTGACACCAAAACCcattgtgttaaattaaaaaaaaaagtctccttCTGCAGCttgttataaataaaaagttataaCACATCTACATTGTTCATTCAAATTCTCAGATATATTTATAGCTCATGggtattttttaaataactggTAATAATTGTGATTACAATTTCAATTCTTATACTTTGTCAGAAGAGGGCACTGTACCTTGACGGGGTTGTTCTCAGCTGAATAGAAAATAAACCGGTCTGTATCATACTCCAGGACAGCTGTGCTGATGAGGTGAAACTTGGCTGACTTTAGTCCAATCTGTGGGAGGCAAAACATTATCACAGCACACTGGCATCTGTCAGGCAATTTTtaatatgtaaatgtttgtgttagaGAGTGTCCGGACCTGCTCAATCCATCCTGAACTGAGGTTTGCAGAGATGATATAATCTTTACTCTCTGTTTGACTCATGACGCGAGTACACCTGAAAACCCTGCATTTGGCCACAGTGCAGTTCTGTTTgggttgaaaaaataaacatacaaatgaCTAGATTTGTTTTCAACTCTAATTTCTATGTTGCCATATTGATTGTGACAGTAGTGAAGCTAATACTGACCACAAACTTGCTCTCCTGTATTTGTGGAACAAAATCTGTCACAGTTGGCTCTTCATCCTTGTCTTTTTGACAGTCTGCAATCTGAAAAATAATTGAGACTCTTCTCAAGCACAGTACAATAGAAAAGTCAAAGAATATATGTAGTGTGTTCTAATAAGTATATCAAAAGAGGgaatgtgtaatccctcatcaGTACAGGAGTGGTCCAATGACCAGGTCTCAGACCTGCTGTATCAATAAACAAGGTCCTATAAAACCTTTTTTAACTTATAACAGTAGTGAATTTCCTTCTCTACTTTTACCTGCAAAGAATCAGAGTCTACCCAGATGTCCTTCTTGCCAAGTTTTACTGGCACTCGGATCACCACAGAGAAATTCAATGCTCTGATCTCATTTGTAACCTGCAAAAAGAGCACTTAATATTATGAAAATACGTACacgtatattaaaaaaaacattgtacttTACCTTAACTGACTGATTGACTGGCTTCTGCAGATCATTTTCACCAAACGTAAAATTGGTGTAGCTGTGTGAACTGAAGAGATTTTATGTGAGGAAAAAATCTGTATCAATAATGTAGGAATTGTTGGCTCATGTACCTTCCAATTGTCACTGAAATGCTGTATTTTACATCAATTTCTCTCATTTTGTATCGCTGGGACAATGGGGACGACTGCACATTTCCActaaaggaaaagaaaacaaataaaaaagtgcCTCTATGGCTTTGTTCAAGTTGATACTGCAATGAATGGCACCTGGTTGCGTTTGCAGTGACAAAAATCCTCCTGTCAAGTTGACTGTTGGTGTTAAAGCCATATGAGACAACAAAAAAGGCCTACAACAATACCAAAGGCAATTGATGGTGCATGTTAAATGAGAAAGGGTTTAGGAAAAGATAAACAACAAACCTTTGCTTTGCTCTTAAAAATAGGCTTATCAATAAAGCATTCTGTCCGTCCTCGTATCAAACTGTTTTCACTGTCCACTGAGTTACAGTCAATTCTCCCCTTTTAAGAAATATAACAAGGAATAAGGAAGAAGTTGGCAAACAATAATGATCTGGCAAAGTTCTTACTTGAAGTCCAGTGAACTTCCGGTAGGAAAATCCAGAGGGATATGTCAGAATGACTCTGGTATTGTAGGAATTTTCTTCTATATTTTCTAATGACACTGTGATGTTGAGCAAATCATCAATGCCTACTCGGACCACAGAAGACCTATAAAGTCAAAATGGTGATTAAGTAGCTTAAAGAgtaatattttgtaaaaaaaaacaaaaaaaaacaacaaccaaaaaacaaaaaaaaacaaaaacaaaactattacataaaaACTGTATACCTGGTGAAGTTAAAGTCCACTATGAGTTGGTCAGTACATGTGTCATCCAACCCACAGTTGATCTCAAACCCcaactgaaatgaaaatatttggataaaatatatgtttaatttgAATATATCATCCCTTTATCCACGTACGTCTTTGCTGACTGTTGTGGGTGACTGTTGAGAGAGACTTGGTTTGAGGCTCTGGGGGGAAGTCAAGCTTT contains the following coding sequences:
- the vkorc1 gene encoding vitamin K epoxide reductase complex subunit 1, with the protein product MAAAGAQGLPTWERKARIILCVLGFVLSIYALHVELSRESNPDYRAMCDLGQYVSCSKVFTSRWGRGFGLVQIFVGQESPLNQPNSVLGIVFYTLQLGLGLSFSQRAAVFLVLASWVSVAGSLYLASILVFVLGDFCMVCVSTYAINFALLFTNLKRRRALNEMKEKAE